A window of the Leptospira saintgironsiae genome harbors these coding sequences:
- a CDS encoding HNH endonuclease, with amino-acid sequence MIMINLTVRDKDKLSISSKQNNPWDYLSNNGSYTKNKIKTHIKERTLLRARRQTLTCSYCQLAITNARNDAFDIDHILPISVSLFKCKSFSFKNLAVSCSRCNRTIKSDDYSFYIGKSKRDSNKSANYSIIHPFYDNIKCHLKVREIYDNVNNINLVIYKIVNNSPKGHTTYDYFKLQDLVKDSLISSLGIRKISYENVYDQLSNL; translated from the coding sequence ATGATTATGATTAATTTAACAGTTAGAGACAAGGATAAATTGTCCATTTCAAGCAAACAAAATAATCCATGGGATTATCTATCAAATAATGGGTCTTACACGAAAAATAAAATTAAAACTCATATAAAAGAAAGAACTCTATTGAGGGCCAGAAGGCAAACCTTAACTTGTAGCTATTGTCAACTTGCAATTACAAATGCACGAAATGATGCATTTGACATAGATCACATTCTTCCTATATCCGTATCCTTATTTAAATGCAAATCGTTTTCATTCAAGAATCTTGCTGTGTCTTGTTCTAGATGCAATAGAACCATTAAATCGGATGATTATAGCTTTTATATCGGCAAGTCAAAAAGAGATTCGAACAAGTCAGCCAACTATTCGATCATACATCCCTTTTATGATAATATTAAGTGCCATTTAAAGGTAAGGGAAATTTATGACAATGTTAATAATATTAATCTTGTCATATATAAAATAGTAAATAATTCGCCTAAGGGTCATACTACATATGATTATTTTAAACTTCAAGATTTAGTTAAAGATTCTCTTATTAGTAGCTTGGGCATAAGAAAAATATCATACGAAAATGTATATGATCAATTATCGAATCTATAA